The genomic stretch ATTTATAAAAAAAGGAAGAGGTAAATTGACCTTTCCCACAAAATTTAATATGATAGAACCCTTGCTTGGGCTGAATCATCAGGAAAGAGTTATCTTTCGTATGTCTGTGAATCCACAGTATATTATCAGCAATATAGAATTAGGCACAGCTTCTCTCAATAACAGAATTGAAGCAGTAAATAAAATGGCAGCGGCAGGTTATCCGGTAGGACTGCTGATAGCCCCGGTGATACTGCTCCCTGACTGGCAGAAGATGTATCTTGAGCTGCTTGATGTGCTGGAGGAAAAATTATCACAAAAGGTAAAAGATACCATGTTCTTGGAAATCATTTTTATGACCTATAGCTTTATTCATAGAAGCATCAATCATGAGGCTTTTCCAGAGGCTACAGAATTATATGATAAAGAGCTGATGAGAGGCAGGGGGATGGGAAAATACTCCTATAAACAGGATTTAAGAGAAGAGGGAGAGGCGTTTCTTTTAAAAGAGATCGACAAGCGGTTCGGTAAAGATAAGATACTTTATTTCAGTTAGAGAAACTCGATTAGAAAAAATACAAAGGATTAAACAGAAAAACCAAACTAATTATAACACCCTGAGCACCGTTAAATCGCATGGCTCAGGGTGTTATATGTAAGTTATACTGTAAATTAATAACGATTATTTTTATGTAAGCCATGTAGTAAGCAGCTACTATCATAATAAAAAAGATAGGCCAGTTTATGAAATTGTATAATTCCTGTATATTAAGCACTTTTATCAATAAATTGCAGTCCGCGTGTAACTTACAATCTCGCATAATTTACAGTCCTCACATAAACTGCTGTTATCTTATAAAATTCGTAAAAATCCGTTCTTCTTTTTTAGGAAGAGGGATTCCGGTATTCTTACCTGCCTCGATACATTTGAGCAGCCATGCCATATTTCTGCCAAGGGTTCTCATAATCTGCATGCCTTCAATATCCTGCTTAACTTCTTCCGGAGTATTACCGTGTACCATATTCCAGTACTGTGAGGATACAATGGGCATACTTGAGATGGTAAAGTATTTGTTAAGCTGGTCAAGGGAAGCAGTGGAACCGGCTCTTCTTAGAGATACTACAGCAGCACCCGGTTTATATGGAAATCCTTGCCCGCAGTAAAAGAATCTGTCCAGAAAAGAGGTCATGGCACCACTTGCAGAGGCATAATGAACAGGTGCTCCAAAGATAAGACCATCTGCTTTTTCTGCCAGCTCGATTGCTTCATTTACCGTATCATCCCCATAAGCACATTTGCCGGGAAACTTATAACAGACACCGCAATCCATACAGCCTCTGACAGGTTTGCTTCCGATGTGAAAAATCTCCGTTTCTATTTGCTCCTCTTCCAGTGTTTTCGCAACTTCCTCTAAGGCTGTATAAGTACAGCCGTGTATGTTAGGACTTCCGTTAATTAATAGAACTTTCATATCAACTCTCCAATCTGCGTGCTTAAGCTTACATTTTTCGCTTTCATTTAATATTAGCACTTATATTCTCTGCGGAAAAGAGTAAAAAAGATTGTTTTTATTGATGGATTTGTTACAATGTAAGTAAACTTTTTGGTACGTAAGGCAGGTAAAAAATGAATCTATATGACAGCCTATTAAAATACAGTGAGGCCGGATACTATCCTATGCATATGCCGGGCCACAAGAGAAACAGCAGGCTTCTTGCCATGTGTGACCCCTATTCCATTGATATTACAGAGATAGATGGTTTTGACAATCTACACAGACCGGAGGGAATACTAAAGGTCGGAATGGAGGCTTGGTCCGATTTATATAATTCCCGTAAAACCTATTATCTGGTAGGAGGAAGCTCAGCGGGAATTCTTACAGGCATCTCTGCCTGTACCAGCCGAGGTGATAAGGTTCTCGTGGCAAGAAACTGTCATAAGTCGGTTTATCATGCCCTTTATTTAAGAGGTTTAGAGCCTGTATATCTTTATCCTCCTGTTATGAAGGAATTTGGAATTAATGGGGGAATATCCGTGGAACAGGTGGAAGAGCACCTTAAATGTCAGGGGGATATTAAGTTAATTATTCTTACCTCTCCCACATATGAAGGGATAGTATCAGATATCCGTGCTATTGCAGCAGCAGCTCACAGCTATGGAATACCTTTGATGGTAGATGAAGCACATGGCGCACATCTGGGTTTTCATAAAGGCTTTCCGGAAACGGCAGTCAGGCTGGGAGCTGACGTTGTGGTACACAGCATCCATAAGACCCTGCCAGCTTTTACCCAGACTGCGCTGCTGCATATAAATGGACATTTGGTGGAGGAGGAGAAGATAGAACGGTATCTAGCCATATACCAGAGCTCCAGTCCCTCCTATGTACTTATGTCAGGAATTGAAAAATGTCTGGAACTATTAAAAAATAATGGGATAGAATTGTTTGAGAGCTATGAAAAAATGCTCTGCGGCTTTTATCAGGAGGCTAAAGGATTTAAGAATATCAGTATTTTGACCGATAATACTGTTACCAGAGAAGGTTTTTACCGGTTTGATCCCTCTAAGCTTGTATTAAGCGTTAAAGGAACCAATATGACTGGGAAGGAACTTTATGAAGTACTGCTCCATACCTATAAGATTCAGATGGAGATGGTTTCTAAGGATTATGTTCTTGGAATGACCAGTATTGCTGACAGACAGGAGGGCTTTGACAGGCTGCTTGCTGCTCTGAAGGAAATCGATAGAAGGCTCGGCAAGGAAACCACAACGGACAGGGTTATGGAATATGCCCCCCCTAAAGCAGTGATGTCTTGCGAAGAGGCTCTGAATGCTCCTTTCAAGGAGGTTCTGTTATCAAACAGCGAAGGGTTCATATCTGGGGAATATGTCTACTTATATCCGCCGGGAATACCCCTTCTGGTGCCGGGAGAGAGAATTGAAAAGGAATTGCTTACACAGATTACCTCCTGCCAAAAACAAGGGTTATCCTTACAGGGGCTGGCAGATTACAGCGGAAACACAATAAGAGTCATCAGTATATAGTTCAAGTACAGGTATTAATAAGTTGGAAGGAAAAAATAAAAGTATGCATAAACTGTTTGTTGTAATGGGCAAGAGTGCAGCGGGAAAAGATACGGTATTTAAGGAGATCACCCGCCGGGCTCTTAATTTGAAAACGGTTGCCGGGTACACAACAAGGCCGATCAGGGACGGAGAAAAGAACGGGGAAGAATACTTCTTTGTTACCAAAGAGGAACTGGCGAGATTACAGAAAAATAATAAAGTAATCGAACATAGGGCCTATGAAACCATGCACGGAGTATGGGATTACTTTACGGTTGATGATGGACAGATTGATTTTAATGAGACAAGCTCTATAATGATTGGTACTTTGGATACCTATCGGAAAATTCGTGAATATCTGGGAAAAGACAGAGTGGTACCCTTATATTTGGAAGTAGAGGACGGAATTCGGCTGGAACGTGCTCTGGCCAGAGAAAAGACCCAGAAAAGACCCAAGTATACGGAATTATGTCGTAGGTTTTTGGCAGACGAAGAAGATTTCAAAGAAGAAAATCTCCTTGAGCTTGGTATAAATAAAAGATATAACAATGAAAACAGTGAAATATGTATCCTGAACATAGAAAAAGATATCAGGGAGAATATGGAAGATTAAAATTTTCCTATTTATTTTAATCTGATTATGCTATAATAAATCTGGAAATTGTCCGTTTCAGTTTAAGCTAAGCAGCAATTTCCATTCTAATAATAGAATTTAGAGAAATGCAGCAGCTATAGTAATGGAATCTATTTTACTGAAGAGGGGAGAGGAGTTAATTTTATGGATATTAAAGTTAATCAGTTACCAACCATAAACCAAGTTGAAGCGAAAGCACCTCTGTCTGAAGCAGATGGCTCCTTTAAATTTACTTTGATCAGTAACATTGAGGAACAGGGACTGAAAGAACGCTTGAATCTTATGATGGAGGACATTATTCAGCATGGTAAGAAGCTGGGGAAACATATGGATGTCCGGGATATGAAAAGGTACAGGCAGCTTATCAGGGAATTTATGAATGAGATTGTCAACCGTTCCCACAAATTCAGCAGGGAGAATTTTCTGGACAGAAGAGGCCGTCATCGTGTCTATGGCATGATAAAGCTTATCGATCAGAATCTGGACGAGCTTGCAATGGAATTAATCAAGGATGAGAAGGATACAATAGCCATTTTAAATAAAATAGATGAAATCAAAGGACTGCTGCTGGATATATTTGCCTGATAAATTTTCAATCGGAAAAGCACAGTGTGCTTTGGGATTAGTATTTGTAAGTCCCTCAAGGGGCAGATGGGAGTTATTGTGGCTGGATTTAAGCAAATAATTGGTCATGAGCAGATTGCCGGACATTTAAGGACAGCAGCCGGAACAGGAACCGTATCCCATGCATATATCTTTGCCGGTGAAGAAGGGATGGGAAAACATACGCTGGCTGCCGCATTTGCAAAAAGCCTGCAGTGTGAAAACCTGGAAGCGGACGGCGAAAGTTGCGGTATCTGTAAGTCCTGCCTTCAGGCGGAATCAGGAAACCATCCGGACATTATTTATGTAACCCACGAAAAGGCAAGTCTTGGAGTGGATGATATCAGAAGCCAGTTAAACAACGATATACAGATAAAACCCTACAGCGGAGACCGAAAGATATACATTGTGGATGAAGCTGAGAAGATGACGGAACAGGCTCAGAATGCGCTCCTAAAGACATTGGAATCCCCGCCGTCTTATGCTGTTATCATACTGTTGACCAATAATATTAACGCATTACTGCAAACGATTCTGTCAAGATGCGTGGTGTTAAAACTAAATCCAGTAAAGGAAGAGGATATTAAGAGGTATCTCATGGAGGTACAAAAGCTTCCGGATTACCAGGCAGAACTCAGTGCGGTATTTGCACAAGGTAATGTGGGAAAAGCCATATCCTATGCTTCAAATGAGGATTTTACCTCCATGAAGGACAAGCTCCTTCATTTGCTTCGATACCTTGATCAAATGGAGCTCCACGAGCTGATAGATGGTCTGAAGAATATTTCAGAGCAAAAGAACCGAGTTGATGAATATCTGGACATGATTACGCTGTGGTTCAGAGATGTTTTAATGTATAAGGTTACAAGAGATATCAACCTGTTAATTTTTAAAGGGGAATACTCAGAAATTACCAGGCAGGCCGGAAAGAGAAGCTATGAAGGTCTTGAGAATATTATTAAGGCAGTGGAAAGAGCCAGGATACGCCTTAATGCCAATGTAAACTTTGACATTGTAATGGAACTTATGTTTCTTACCATAAAAGAGAATTAAAAAATTGTTATTTTACATGTGTGAAAGCCTAGAAGCAAATGTGATATAGAAGATATTTCATGCCCTGATTTGTGACAGCACCAAATATGCAGGCAGTGAAGGCTTGCAAGGGAGCAAATGTGGAACATCCGTAAACAATTTTTAACATATAAATTGAGCGCGCCAAGGCGCAAATGGAGGTTAGTATGACGAATGTTATAGGTGTCCGGTTCAGAAGAGCGGGCAAGATATATTTCTTTGATCCTGCCGGTTATGAGATAAAGCAAGGGGACTATGTAATAGTGGAAACCGCCAGGGGTGTAGAATACGGACATGTTGTTATCGGCCCCAGGGATGTGGAGGAGAGTAAGATTATTCAGCCCCTTAAGCCGGTAATCAGAACGGCGACGCCCGAAGATAACGAGATTGAAATGAGAAACAAGATAAAGGAAAAAGAAGCCTTTCAGATCTGCCTGGAAAAGATTAAGAAGCATGAACTTGAAATGAAGCTGATTGACTCTGAATATACCTTTGACAATAATAAGGTGCTGTTCTATTTTACAGCAGATGGAAGAATCGATTTCAGGGAGCTGGTCAAGGATCTTGCCAGTGTATTCAAGACCCGTATTGAGTTAAGGCAGATTGGTGTAAGGGATGAGACGAAGGTGGTTGGCGGTATTGGTATCTGCGGAAGACCTTTATGCTGTCATACCCATCTTTCTGAATTTGCGCCTGTGTCCATTAAGATGGCAAAAGAGCAGAACCTGTCCTTAAATCCCACCAAGATATCCGGTGTATGCGGACGTCTTATGTGCTGCCTGAAGCATGAGGAAGAGGCTTATGAGGATTTGAACAGCAAGCTTCCTAATGTAGGAGATATGGTAACCACAGCGGATGGTTTACGTGGAGAGGTTCAGAGCGTTACCGTATTAAAACAGCTGGTTAAGGTTATCGTTACACTGGAGAACGACGAAAAAGAAGTTCGGGAATACAAAGCATCCACTCTTAAATTTACGGCAAGAAAACGCAAGGAAAGAGTTGCTCTTGATGAAGAATTAAGGGTACTTGAGATGCTTGAAATGAAGGAAGGAAAGTCCCATCTGGATGATGTATAAGCTATGAGCGATATGAGGAATACCCGGGAAGAAGGGCTGCCAAACTGCGATACTTCTTTGACAGAGAAAGAAGCGCAGCAGCAGGATACAGTGAATATCCTTCTTCCGGGGGAGAGAATAGATGAGTTGCAGCGTAATGGATATAAGATTATTCAGAACAGCAAGAAATTCTGCTTTGGAATGGATGCTGTTCTTCTTTCCGGCTTTGCAAAAGTGAAAGAAGGGGAAAGAGTAGCTGATTTAGGAACCGGAACAGGTATTATACCCATTCTTCTTGAGGCAAAAACAAAGGGAGAGCATTTTACCGGGCTTGAGATTCAGGAAGAAAGTGCCGACATGGCTAGAAGGAGTGTAAGGCTTAACGGACTGGATGAGAAAGTCTCAATTGTAACAGGGGATATTAAAGAAGCAGGCAGACTTTTTGGCGCTGCTTCCTTTCATGTTGTTACCAGTAATCCTCCTTATATGAATGATCTTCACGGGCTTAAGAATCCAGATTTGCCAAAGGCTATAGCAAGGCACGAAGTGCATTGTACGCTGGAGGATGTGGTAAGAGAGGCGGCAAAGCTACTGAAACCTTCAGGACGCTTTTACCTGGTACACAGGCCCTTTCGTCTGATAGAAATAATAAATACACTTACTGCTTATAAGCTGGAACCCAAAAGGATGAAGATGGTGCACCCTTTTCTGGATAAAGAACCGAATATGGTGTTAATAGAAGCAGTAAAAGGCGGAGGGTCTATGATCAAGGTGGAACCTCCCCTGATTGTATATAAGGAAGTCAATCAATATACCGATGAAATCTATGATATCTACGGTTATTAAGAAAGAAGGGACCATTGCAGATGACGGGAACATTATATTTGTGTGCTACGCCCATAGGCAATTTAGAGGATATCACCTTAAGGGTTCTGCGGATACTAAAAGAAGCAGACTTAATTGCCGCAGAGGATACCAGACACAGTATCAAACTGTTAAATCATTTTGAAATCAATACACCCATGACCAGCTATCATGAGTATAACAAAATAGAGAAAGGCCGTTATCTGGTCGGACTTCTGAAAGAGGGTAAGAATATTGCTCTAATTACAGATGCTGGAACGCCCGGTATTTCAGACCCCGGTGAAGAACTGGTTAAGATGGCATATGAAGAGGGGATTTTAGTTACCTCTCTGCCGGGGCCTTCTGCCGTTATCACAGGACTTACCCTGTCCGGATTATCCACTAGACGATTTGCTTTTGAGGCTTTTCTGCCCTCTGATAAAAAGGAACGAAATAATATCCTGAAAGAATTAAAGTCAGAGACCAGAACCATCATTATATACGAAGCACCGCACAGGCTTATAAAGACTTTAAAGGAACTCTCAGAGGCTTTGGGAGACCGCAGGGTTACGGTGGTAAGAGAGCTTACTAAGAAACATGAAACGGCTTTTCAGACAAGCTTACTTAAGGCCGTCAGCCATTACGAAGCGGAGGAGCCAAAGGGTGAGTGCCTGCTTGTTATTGAAGGTTTAAAAATAGAGGAGCTGCTGGAGCAGGAAAAGGAGAAGTTTCTGACGCTTTCTTTAGAGGAGCATATGAACCTTTATCTGGGTCGTGGAATGGATAAGAAAGAGGCTATGAAAGCGGTGGCAACAGACAGAGGTATTACGAAAAGAGAAGTTTATCAGATGCTTTTGAATGCTTAGAGGAATAATTCTTAGAAGAATATAAGTATTGGACTGGCTAAGGGGTGGGGGTTCAAAAGGGGACGGAAAATAACGCAAAACAGAAAAACTTATGCTTCGATTACAAGGCATAAGAAGTCCTAATTCTCTGAATATTCTGTGCTGGACATATTATAAAACAGACAACTCGCTTCGCTCAAACAGTCTGCTTTATAAGATAGCACAAAATTTTCAGAGAAAAGGACCTCTAATGCCTTTCCATAGGCGCATTCGTTCTTCTGTTTTGCGTTATTTTCCTGAAGTCGTATGAAAACAGGAGCTTTTAGTTTTGTACTGAGAGAGTTAAGGTTAAAAAATACATGAATTTAGTAATATTAGGGTTTAAATTTAAAAGCATTTTTCACATTTGCTTGGACATGCCGCGAATAGTTGGAGTATGGGTTTAGGCATTTTTCAAGGATACACAGATTATGAATACCTTGATTTGTGGTAGTGCCACCTCTGCAAGCGGGTATTGTAGGTAATAAGGTTCTTATTTTATACGTTTCCTTTATTTTAGATTTCATTTTAAATAGTTTTAAATTATTCAACAATAAGAAATATTTTATGCGCTAATATAAGAAAAAGCCTGAAGAAAAGCGTATCGCTTTTTCTTCAGGCTACTTCTTTGAGCTGTATTATTCGATAATACCTACTAATTTAGCAAGCTCCATAATAGAATCTTTTGAAATCTTCTTTCCGTGATAATCAATTAAGTTATCTTTGGAACCATTAAAGATATCTGCAGGCTCATATTTTCTTAATATGATTCTGTCCTCATCAACAAAGATTTCAAGGGGATCTCTTTCCCCTACTCCAAGTGTTCTTCTGAGCTCGATGGGAAGCGTTATTCTTCCTAACTCGTCAAGCTTTCTTACAATTCCTGTGCTTTTCATATATATGTACCTCCTACAATACTTTTATAAAATACCATACAAATATTAGAAAGTCAATAAATGAAATATTAAATCAAGCAATTATTTAGTATTTTATAGAAATAATTGTAATAAAAGTATTAAAAAGTAAAGAAAAATAAGTTTTGAGTACTGGATTTTAGCGGTTTAAAGGGGTGATGTGACCGTGTTTTCGCTCTTAATTTACATTTTATTCCTTGTTTCGATAAGTTTTTCGACAGGTAATGGAAATTAATGGAACAGCATCTTAAAAGACCATATGAATTATTTTTCTAACCCCGGAATATAGTATAGATAAAGAAAAGAAACAGGCAGTTACGCTATAGGCGAAATACCTTACTGCCGGGGTTAGGAGGTTTCTTATGTTGAATTATCTATGGGGCTTCATGATAATAATCGGTGTTGTAGTTGGGGCTTTAACGGGTAAAATCGACGATGTAAGCGCTGCAACCTTATCTTCTGCAAAAGAGGCTGTTGTTTTGTGTATAACCATGCTGGGGTTTACTGCCCTTTGGATGGGAATTATGCAGATAGCCAAAACAGCAGGGATTATCGACGCCCTGACAAAATTTATCAATCCGCTGTTAAGTCTGCTCTTTCCGAACATTCCGGATAAACATCCCGCCAAAGAATACATAGCTTCCAATATGATAGCCAACTTTCTGGGGCTTGGCTGGGCAGCAACACCCATGGGGCTTAAAGCCATGCAGGAGCTGAAGAAATTGAATCAGGACAGAGAGTCGGCCAGCTGTGATATGTGCACCTTTCTAATTATAAACATATCCGCGCTCCAGCTGATACCCGTAAATATTATTGCGTTCAGAACACAGTACGGCTCCGTTAATCCTACAGAAATTCTTGGAGCAGCCTTGGTTGCTACCAGTGTATCAACGGTAGCAGGTATAATCTTCTCATTGGTGGCCAGAAAACTGGCACATAACAAGTAATTGCTATGAAACAGAAGTAACCGGGTGCTGTTTATGCAGTTATTCAAACAGAGTAAAAAAGAAAGGATGCCAGGGGCAGGGCAGCTGCTTATAATGGCTTTGGGGTAGAAGCTTGAGATTTCTTTTATATATATCAGACTACATAATTCCCTTTATTATTTTTTACATAGTAGGTTTTG from Anaerocolumna sp. AGMB13020 encodes the following:
- a CDS encoding guanylate kinase, which produces MHKLFVVMGKSAAGKDTVFKEITRRALNLKTVAGYTTRPIRDGEKNGEEYFFVTKEELARLQKNNKVIEHRAYETMHGVWDYFTVDDGQIDFNETSSIMIGTLDTYRKIREYLGKDRVVPLYLEVEDGIRLERALAREKTQKRPKYTELCRRFLADEEDFKEENLLELGINKRYNNENSEICILNIEKDIRENMED
- a CDS encoding YaaR family protein, producing MDIKVNQLPTINQVEAKAPLSEADGSFKFTLISNIEEQGLKERLNLMMEDIIQHGKKLGKHMDVRDMKRYRQLIREFMNEIVNRSHKFSRENFLDRRGRHRVYGMIKLIDQNLDELAMELIKDEKDTIAILNKIDEIKGLLLDIFA
- the rsmI gene encoding 16S rRNA (cytidine(1402)-2'-O)-methyltransferase, with the translated sequence MTGTLYLCATPIGNLEDITLRVLRILKEADLIAAEDTRHSIKLLNHFEINTPMTSYHEYNKIEKGRYLVGLLKEGKNIALITDAGTPGISDPGEELVKMAYEEGILVTSLPGPSAVITGLTLSGLSTRRFAFEAFLPSDKKERNNILKELKSETRTIIIYEAPHRLIKTLKELSEALGDRRVTVVRELTKKHETAFQTSLLKAVSHYEAEEPKGECLLVIEGLKIEELLEQEKEKFLTLSLEEHMNLYLGRGMDKKEAMKAVATDRGITKREVYQMLLNA
- a CDS encoding SPL family radical SAM protein, with the translated sequence MKPSKVYYEPEVLEYRLGKELQDKYKDLPWIPIENHNNIEELRTKENTEFQKLKTLLILGTRKTHKYSPNYKVSDYLVPFTSSGCTAMCLYCYLVCNYNKCSYLRVFVNREQMMERLIRFSMKTETEQVFEIGSNSDLILENTITGNLPWIVEEFIKKGRGKLTFPTKFNMIEPLLGLNHQERVIFRMSVNPQYIISNIELGTASLNNRIEAVNKMAAAGYPVGLLIAPVILLPDWQKMYLELLDVLEEKLSQKVKDTMFLEIIFMTYSFIHRSINHEAFPEATELYDKELMRGRGMGKYSYKQDLREEGEAFLLKEIDKRFGKDKILYFS
- a CDS encoding tRNA1(Val) (adenine(37)-N6)-methyltransferase, producing MSDMRNTREEGLPNCDTSLTEKEAQQQDTVNILLPGERIDELQRNGYKIIQNSKKFCFGMDAVLLSGFAKVKEGERVADLGTGTGIIPILLEAKTKGEHFTGLEIQEESADMARRSVRLNGLDEKVSIVTGDIKEAGRLFGAASFHVVTSNPPYMNDLHGLKNPDLPKAIARHEVHCTLEDVVREAAKLLKPSGRFYLVHRPFRLIEIINTLTAYKLEPKRMKMVHPFLDKEPNMVLIEAVKGGGSMIKVEPPLIVYKEVNQYTDEIYDIYGY
- a CDS encoding flavodoxin family protein: MKVLLINGSPNIHGCTYTALEEVAKTLEEEQIETEIFHIGSKPVRGCMDCGVCYKFPGKCAYGDDTVNEAIELAEKADGLIFGAPVHYASASGAMTSFLDRFFYCGQGFPYKPGAAVVSLRRAGSTASLDQLNKYFTISSMPIVSSQYWNMVHGNTPEEVKQDIEGMQIMRTLGRNMAWLLKCIEAGKNTGIPLPKKEERIFTNFIR
- a CDS encoding PSP1 domain-containing protein, which codes for MTNVIGVRFRRAGKIYFFDPAGYEIKQGDYVIVETARGVEYGHVVIGPRDVEESKIIQPLKPVIRTATPEDNEIEMRNKIKEKEAFQICLEKIKKHELEMKLIDSEYTFDNNKVLFYFTADGRIDFRELVKDLASVFKTRIELRQIGVRDETKVVGGIGICGRPLCCHTHLSEFAPVSIKMAKEQNLSLNPTKISGVCGRLMCCLKHEEEAYEDLNSKLPNVGDMVTTADGLRGEVQSVTVLKQLVKVIVTLENDEKEVREYKASTLKFTARKRKERVALDEELRVLEMLEMKEGKSHLDDV
- a CDS encoding nucleoside recognition domain-containing protein, coding for MLNYLWGFMIIIGVVVGALTGKIDDVSAATLSSAKEAVVLCITMLGFTALWMGIMQIAKTAGIIDALTKFINPLLSLLFPNIPDKHPAKEYIASNMIANFLGLGWAATPMGLKAMQELKKLNQDRESASCDMCTFLIINISALQLIPVNIIAFRTQYGSVNPTEILGAALVATSVSTVAGIIFSLVARKLAHNK
- a CDS encoding AbrB/MazE/SpoVT family DNA-binding domain-containing protein, which codes for MKSTGIVRKLDELGRITLPIELRRTLGVGERDPLEIFVDEDRIILRKYEPADIFNGSKDNLIDYHGKKISKDSIMELAKLVGIIE
- the holB gene encoding DNA polymerase III subunit delta'; translation: MAGFKQIIGHEQIAGHLRTAAGTGTVSHAYIFAGEEGMGKHTLAAAFAKSLQCENLEADGESCGICKSCLQAESGNHPDIIYVTHEKASLGVDDIRSQLNNDIQIKPYSGDRKIYIVDEAEKMTEQAQNALLKTLESPPSYAVIILLTNNINALLQTILSRCVVLKLNPVKEEDIKRYLMEVQKLPDYQAELSAVFAQGNVGKAISYASNEDFTSMKDKLLHLLRYLDQMELHELIDGLKNISEQKNRVDEYLDMITLWFRDVLMYKVTRDINLLIFKGEYSEITRQAGKRSYEGLENIIKAVERARIRLNANVNFDIVMELMFLTIKEN
- a CDS encoding aminotransferase class I/II-fold pyridoxal phosphate-dependent enzyme, whose product is MNLYDSLLKYSEAGYYPMHMPGHKRNSRLLAMCDPYSIDITEIDGFDNLHRPEGILKVGMEAWSDLYNSRKTYYLVGGSSAGILTGISACTSRGDKVLVARNCHKSVYHALYLRGLEPVYLYPPVMKEFGINGGISVEQVEEHLKCQGDIKLIILTSPTYEGIVSDIRAIAAAAHSYGIPLMVDEAHGAHLGFHKGFPETAVRLGADVVVHSIHKTLPAFTQTALLHINGHLVEEEKIERYLAIYQSSSPSYVLMSGIEKCLELLKNNGIELFESYEKMLCGFYQEAKGFKNISILTDNTVTREGFYRFDPSKLVLSVKGTNMTGKELYEVLLHTYKIQMEMVSKDYVLGMTSIADRQEGFDRLLAALKEIDRRLGKETTTDRVMEYAPPKAVMSCEEALNAPFKEVLLSNSEGFISGEYVYLYPPGIPLLVPGERIEKELLTQITSCQKQGLSLQGLADYSGNTIRVISI